The Triticum aestivum cultivar Chinese Spring chromosome 7B, IWGSC CS RefSeq v2.1, whole genome shotgun sequence genome window below encodes:
- the LOC123156784 gene encoding putative cysteine proteinase inhibitor 7, with amino-acid sequence MRTNLLLVAIATIVHVVATPTTAIPGGWFKIKNIADPHIQELGKWAVLEHTQLGGNDGLRFVKVVSGEEQIVNGVNYRLVIDALRLDGSHGTYKAVLFEKDSSNPKTRKFISFTPAN; translated from the coding sequence ATGAGAACCAACCTCCTCCTTGTGGCCATTGCCACCATCGTCCATGTCGTTGCTACGCCAACCACAGCAATCCCCGGGGGCTGGTTTAAGATCAAGAACATCGCTGACCCGCACATCCAGGAGCTTGGCAAGTGGGCAGTATTGGAGCACACCCAACTAGGGGGCAATGATGGGCTCAGGTTTgtgaaggtggtgagcggcgaggAGCAGATTGTGAATGGTGTAAACTATCGGCTTGTCATTGATGCCTTGAGGCTCGATGGCTCACACGGTACATACAAGGCAGTGTTGTTCGAGAAGGACTCGAGTAACCCAAAGACACGGAAGTTCATATCTTTCACCCCTGCAAATTGA